The Sphingomonas sp. genome contains a region encoding:
- the cphA gene encoding cyanophycin synthetase, producing MTALVQPADFVRPASANGLRVLERSVYRGPHLFSTRPMIRIQVDLRDLEQWPSDKLPGFTDALLALLPGLGVHGCSYQRPGGFVERLREGTWMGHIIEHVALELQTLAGSRVARGKTRSVRDRPGVYNILYTYRDETLALAAGLAAIRLVADLLPEPLRKVEGLQLLGTPPLDAPQDVRAILASLQAILKANALGPTTRALVEAAERRGIPVTRLNEQSLIQFGQGSRQKRIRASITGDTAQIAVDIAGNKAMTKQLLGEAGLPVPRGVVVRRVEEALAEAKRLRWLVVVKPLDGNHGRGVTTGIADEEALRTAFDLALQHGRRVIVEQQVPGNDHRILVVNGKVVAVAERVPAQVIGDGFHSIAQLIDDLNQDPRRGNGHENVLTRIVIDEAMLALLDKSDRTPATIPMAGEQVILRDTANLSTGGTAVDRTDVIHPANRAIAEQAAAVVGLDVCGIDFLSPDIRRPVGETGGGIVEVNAAPGFRMHLEPSSGTPRDVAAPVIDMLYPRGSRSRIPIFAITGTNGKSTTARMVSRILQQAGRNVGMTSTSGIYFNGHLMVEADASGPKSARTVLRNPAVDVAVLETARGGILREGLGFDGADVGAVLNVTADHLGLKGIDTVEDLARVKGVVVESVARRGHSVLNADDPMCHRIARHARGTIVWFSLAGGRDMSSDLRRHIAEGGMAVVREPGSYGGCIVLHRGGERIEVMAAADIPATLGGIADFNIANALAAVAMCAAQRLSIDTIRDGLSAFSISFEDSPGRLNIHDAHGRRHILDYAHNPAGLQALGQVIDRMRSRYNRVIGMVSIPGDRRDCDIVEMGQLAGAIFDEIVFREAPDGRGRPRGETNGLMSEGAMTAGVRPDRVHRIVDEMEAVDMVLQLGRPGDLLVIMPSAIQAVWDRILTFQPQAVVPEKLHA from the coding sequence ATGACAGCGTTGGTGCAGCCGGCCGATTTCGTGCGCCCGGCTTCGGCAAACGGATTGCGGGTGCTTGAGCGGAGCGTCTATCGCGGTCCGCACCTGTTCAGTACGCGCCCGATGATCCGCATCCAGGTCGATCTGCGCGATCTGGAGCAATGGCCGAGCGACAAGCTTCCCGGCTTCACCGATGCACTGCTCGCCCTGCTTCCCGGCCTCGGCGTCCATGGCTGCAGCTATCAGCGCCCCGGCGGCTTCGTCGAGCGGCTGCGCGAAGGCACCTGGATGGGCCATATCATCGAGCATGTCGCGCTGGAGCTGCAGACGCTCGCCGGCTCGCGCGTCGCCCGCGGCAAGACCCGCTCGGTCAGGGACCGGCCGGGCGTGTACAACATCCTCTACACCTATCGCGACGAGACGCTGGCGCTCGCCGCCGGTCTGGCCGCAATCCGGCTGGTCGCCGATCTGCTGCCCGAGCCGCTGCGCAAGGTGGAGGGGCTGCAGCTGCTCGGCACGCCGCCGCTCGATGCGCCGCAGGACGTGCGCGCGATCCTCGCGTCGCTGCAGGCGATCCTGAAGGCGAATGCGCTCGGCCCCACCACCCGCGCGCTGGTCGAGGCGGCGGAGCGGCGCGGCATCCCGGTCACCCGCCTCAACGAGCAGAGCCTGATCCAGTTCGGCCAAGGCAGCCGCCAGAAGCGCATCCGCGCCAGCATCACCGGCGACACCGCGCAGATCGCGGTCGATATCGCCGGCAACAAGGCAATGACCAAGCAGCTGCTTGGCGAGGCCGGCCTGCCGGTCCCGCGCGGCGTGGTCGTACGCCGGGTGGAGGAAGCGCTGGCCGAGGCCAAGCGGCTGCGCTGGCTGGTGGTGGTCAAGCCGCTCGACGGCAACCACGGCCGCGGCGTCACCACCGGCATCGCCGACGAGGAGGCGCTGCGCACCGCCTTCGATCTCGCGCTCCAGCACGGCCGCCGCGTGATCGTGGAGCAGCAGGTGCCCGGCAACGATCACCGCATTCTCGTCGTGAACGGCAAGGTGGTCGCGGTGGCCGAGCGGGTGCCGGCGCAGGTGATCGGCGACGGCTTCCATTCGATCGCGCAGCTGATCGACGACCTCAACCAGGATCCGCGCCGCGGGAATGGACATGAGAATGTCCTGACCCGCATCGTCATCGACGAGGCGATGCTGGCGCTGCTGGACAAGAGCGACCGCACCCCCGCCACCATACCGATGGCCGGCGAACAGGTGATCCTGCGCGATACCGCCAATCTCTCGACCGGCGGCACCGCGGTCGACCGCACCGACGTGATCCACCCCGCCAACCGCGCGATCGCCGAGCAGGCGGCGGCAGTGGTCGGGCTCGACGTGTGCGGGATCGACTTCCTCTCGCCCGACATTCGCCGCCCGGTGGGCGAAACCGGCGGCGGCATCGTCGAGGTCAACGCAGCACCCGGCTTCCGCATGCACCTGGAGCCCTCCAGCGGCACCCCCCGCGACGTCGCTGCGCCGGTGATCGACATGCTCTACCCGCGCGGCAGCCGCAGCCGGATCCCGATCTTCGCGATCACCGGCACCAACGGCAAGTCGACGACCGCGCGGATGGTGTCCCGCATCCTGCAGCAGGCCGGCAGGAATGTCGGCATGACCTCGACCAGCGGCATCTATTTCAACGGCCATCTGATGGTCGAGGCCGATGCCAGCGGGCCGAAGAGCGCGCGCACCGTGCTGCGCAACCCGGCCGTGGATGTCGCGGTGCTGGAGACGGCGCGCGGCGGCATCCTGCGCGAAGGGCTCGGCTTCGACGGCGCCGATGTCGGCGCGGTGCTCAACGTCACCGCCGATCATCTCGGACTCAAGGGCATCGACACGGTCGAGGACCTCGCCAGGGTGAAAGGCGTGGTGGTGGAGAGCGTCGCGCGGCGCGGGCATTCGGTGCTCAATGCCGACGATCCGATGTGCCATCGCATCGCCCGCCATGCCCGCGGCACCATCGTCTGGTTCTCGCTGGCCGGCGGCCGCGACATGTCCAGCGATCTACGCCGCCACATTGCCGAGGGCGGCATGGCGGTGGTGCGCGAGCCCGGCAGCTATGGCGGCTGCATCGTCCTCCATCGCGGCGGCGAACGCATCGAGGTGATGGCCGCCGCCGACATCCCCGCGACGCTGGGCGGAATCGCCGATTTCAACATCGCCAATGCGCTTGCCGCGGTGGCGATGTGCGCGGCGCAACGGCTGTCGATCGACACGATCCGCGACGGGCTAAGTGCCTTCAGCATCTCGTTCGAGGATTCGCCCGGCCGGTTGAACATCCACGACGCGCATGGGCGTCGCCACATCCTGGACTATGCGCACAACCCTGCGGGTCTGCAGGCGCTGGGCCAGGTGATCGATAGGATGCGCAGCCGCTACAACCGCGTGATCGGGATGGTGAGCATCCCCGGCGACCGGCGCGACTGCGACATCGTCGAGATGGGCCAGCTCGCCGGTGCGATCTTCGACGAGATCGTGTTCCGCGAGGCGCCCGACGGCCGCGGCCGCCCGCGCGGCGAGACCAACGGGCTGATGTCCGAAGGCGCGATGACGGCGGGCGTGCGGCCCGATCGGGTCCACCGCATCGTCGACGAGATGGAAGCGGTGGACATGGTGCTGCAGCTCGGCCGCCCCGGCGACCTGCTCGTCATCATGCCCAGCGCGATCCAGGCGGTGTGGGACCGTATTCTCACCTTCCAGCCCCAAGCCGTCGTTCCGGAGAAGCTCCATGCCTGA
- a CDS encoding heparan-alpha-glucosaminide N-acetyltransferase domain-containing protein, producing the protein MTETQANTVAALAGKPRFLALDVFRGATIFLMILVNTSGPGAAPYPQLVHAKWFGFTLADLVFPTFLFAMGNAMSFAFRKAVATGPFLARLFKRGAIIFLLGYLMYWFPFVEQGAHGWELEPFALTRVPGVLQRLALCYVLAALLIRWLKPRQLLLAAIALLLGYWAILLAFSPPGMAYDKVANIGTQIDLWLLGPGHLYKKDAGFDPEGLLGTLPATVNVIAGYLAGLAIVQGGDLHRTVGRMALIGVALVVAGLAWSPWFPIAKKLWTGSYVLLTVGLDLLLLGAAIWLIEIAGFKRGTRFFTILGRNPLAIYLFSELFVTVLGMIPAGEHGGVYDAAGVGVFQAIAPGPFGSLLCAFAYTMLCWAVGWWMDRKGLILKA; encoded by the coding sequence ATGACCGAAACCCAGGCCAACACCGTCGCCGCGCTCGCCGGCAAGCCGCGCTTCCTCGCGCTCGACGTGTTTCGCGGCGCGACCATCTTCCTGATGATCCTGGTCAATACCTCGGGCCCCGGGGCCGCGCCCTACCCGCAGTTGGTCCATGCCAAATGGTTCGGCTTCACCCTGGCGGATCTGGTGTTCCCCACCTTCCTGTTCGCGATGGGCAATGCGATGAGCTTCGCCTTCCGCAAGGCGGTGGCGACCGGGCCGTTCCTCGCCCGACTGTTCAAGCGCGGCGCGATCATCTTCTTGCTCGGCTATCTGATGTACTGGTTCCCCTTCGTCGAGCAGGGCGCGCACGGCTGGGAACTCGAGCCCTTCGCGCTCACCCGCGTGCCGGGCGTGCTCCAGCGTCTCGCCCTCTGCTATGTGCTGGCCGCCTTGCTGATCCGCTGGCTCAAGCCCCGCCAACTGCTGCTCGCGGCGATCGCGCTGCTGCTCGGCTATTGGGCGATCCTGCTCGCCTTCAGCCCGCCGGGCATGGCCTATGACAAAGTCGCCAATATCGGCACCCAGATCGACCTGTGGCTGCTGGGGCCAGGGCATCTCTACAAGAAGGATGCCGGCTTCGATCCCGAAGGGCTGCTCGGCACCCTGCCCGCCACCGTCAACGTGATCGCGGGCTATCTGGCCGGCCTCGCCATCGTGCAGGGCGGTGATCTGCACCGTACCGTCGGGCGGATGGCGCTGATCGGCGTGGCGCTGGTCGTGGCCGGACTCGCCTGGTCGCCCTGGTTCCCGATCGCCAAGAAGCTGTGGACCGGCTCCTATGTGCTCCTCACCGTCGGGCTCGACCTGCTGCTGCTCGGGGCTGCGATCTGGCTGATCGAGATCGCCGGGTTCAAACGCGGCACCCGCTTCTTCACCATCCTCGGCCGCAACCCGCTGGCGATCTACCTCTTCTCCGAGCTGTTCGTGACCGTGCTGGGGATGATCCCGGCGGGCGAGCATGGCGGCGTGTACGACGCGGCCGGCGTCGGCGTGTTCCAGGCCATCGCGCCGGGGCCGTTCGGCTCGCTGCTCTGCGCTTTCGCCTATACGATGCTGTGCTGGGCGGTGGGCTGGTGGATGGACCGCAAGGGGCTGATCCTGAAGGCCTGA
- a CDS encoding alpha-N-acetylglucosaminidase gives MAHPAARRLPFLGSVAACLALTTPAAALPSHPSPPAAPQSQTAAARAVLARLGVDTTKIDLALVPGTTPQFRARTMAGKLRIEGTSPVALVRGAARTLGQQGSLFVSWEGVRNRTFALRNGYDSGVVASPFSLRTYLNTCTYGYTTPWWNWGRWEREIDWMAAHGVDTPLAMEGQEFVWRALWREQGMNDAQIAEGLSAAPFLPWQRMGNIAGYRTPLSANWIEKKRVLQRQILARMHALGMKPILPAFSGYVPEAFAKAHPEAKIYQMRQWEGFPGTYWLDPSDPLFAKLAARFLQLYTATYGPGDYYLADAFNEMVPPIAEDGSDARAATYGDAIANTAATRAAALPKEVRDARLAAYGERLYRSITAAAPNATWVMQGWLFGADKAFWTPDAIAAFLSKAPDERMLVLDIGNDRYPGIWNATKAFYGKGWAYGYVHNYGGSNPVYGDLNFYRSDVTAALANPGHGRMRGFGLFPEGLHSNSIAYAYAYDLAWGEIGANGQARPLDAWLGDYAKARYGKTSPALVAAWDKAIAGAYTTRYWTPRWWHEQAGAYLLFKFPSLDGADYPAAPGDPVALRAGIEALLAQAPQHAGEPLYTYDVVDLVRHYASVKLDDRLKTAVAAYKAGDLATGDRAAVAAEKLAKDVDAIAGNQQETLGSWLADAAAYGDTPAEKAAFVEQAKAVVTVWGGTGHLSDYASRAWQGLYAGYYWPRWQRFLAAQRAAAAAHTDFDAKATAAAIRDWQAGWLKDGKMWTRQRPAAPLALARTLLAESDAR, from the coding sequence TTGGCCCACCCCGCTGCCCGCCGCCTTCCGTTTCTCGGCTCCGTCGCAGCCTGCCTTGCCCTGACCACCCCCGCCGCGGCGCTGCCCAGCCACCCGTCACCCCCCGCCGCTCCGCAGTCGCAGACTGCCGCCGCCCGCGCCGTCCTTGCGCGGCTCGGTGTCGATACGACCAAGATCGACCTTGCACTGGTCCCCGGCACCACGCCGCAGTTCCGCGCCCGCACCATGGCGGGCAAGCTCCGCATCGAAGGCACCTCGCCGGTCGCGCTGGTGCGCGGCGCCGCGCGCACCCTCGGCCAGCAGGGCAGCCTGTTCGTTTCCTGGGAGGGCGTACGCAACCGCACGTTTGCGCTCCGCAACGGCTATGACAGCGGCGTGGTCGCCTCGCCCTTCTCGCTGCGGACGTACCTCAACACCTGCACCTATGGCTACACCACCCCCTGGTGGAACTGGGGCCGCTGGGAGCGCGAGATCGACTGGATGGCAGCGCACGGCGTCGACACCCCGCTGGCGATGGAAGGCCAGGAGTTCGTCTGGCGCGCGCTGTGGCGCGAGCAGGGCATGAACGACGCCCAGATCGCCGAGGGCCTTTCCGCCGCGCCCTTCCTCCCCTGGCAGCGGATGGGCAACATCGCCGGCTATCGCACGCCGCTCTCGGCCAACTGGATCGAGAAGAAGCGCGTCCTGCAACGCCAGATCCTCGCCCGTATGCACGCGCTCGGCATGAAGCCGATCCTGCCGGCCTTCTCGGGCTATGTGCCGGAGGCGTTCGCCAAGGCGCATCCGGAAGCGAAGATCTACCAGATGCGACAATGGGAGGGCTTTCCGGGCACCTATTGGCTCGACCCGTCCGACCCGCTGTTCGCCAAGCTCGCCGCCCGCTTCCTGCAGCTCTACACGGCGACCTACGGCCCGGGCGACTATTACCTCGCCGACGCCTTCAACGAGATGGTCCCGCCGATCGCCGAGGACGGCAGCGACGCCCGCGCCGCCACCTATGGCGACGCCATCGCCAACACCGCCGCCACCCGCGCCGCCGCCCTCCCCAAGGAGGTGCGCGACGCCCGCCTCGCGGCCTATGGCGAGCGGCTCTACCGCTCGATCACGGCCGCCGCGCCCAATGCGACCTGGGTGATGCAGGGCTGGCTGTTCGGCGCCGACAAGGCCTTCTGGACCCCCGACGCGATCGCCGCCTTCCTCTCCAAGGCCCCCGACGAGCGGATGCTCGTGCTCGATATCGGCAATGACCGCTATCCCGGCATCTGGAACGCGACCAAGGCCTTTTACGGCAAGGGCTGGGCCTACGGCTACGTCCACAATTACGGCGGCAGCAACCCGGTCTATGGCGACCTGAACTTCTACCGCAGCGACGTGACGGCGGCGCTCGCCAATCCCGGCCATGGCCGGATGCGCGGCTTCGGGCTGTTCCCGGAAGGGCTACACAGCAACAGCATCGCTTATGCCTATGCCTATGACCTCGCCTGGGGCGAGATCGGCGCGAACGGCCAGGCCCGGCCGCTCGATGCGTGGCTCGGCGACTATGCCAAGGCCCGCTACGGCAAGACCTCGCCCGCACTGGTCGCCGCCTGGGACAAGGCGATCGCGGGGGCCTATACCACCCGCTACTGGACGCCGCGCTGGTGGCACGAGCAGGCCGGCGCCTATCTGCTGTTCAAATTCCCCAGCCTCGACGGCGCCGACTATCCCGCGGCGCCGGGCGACCCGGTGGCACTCCGAGCCGGAATCGAAGCCCTGCTCGCCCAGGCGCCGCAGCATGCCGGCGAACCGCTCTACACCTATGACGTAGTGGACCTCGTCCGCCATTATGCCAGCGTGAAGCTCGACGACCGGCTCAAGACCGCCGTCGCCGCCTACAAGGCCGGCGACCTCGCCACCGGCGATCGCGCTGCTGTGGCGGCCGAGAAGCTGGCGAAGGATGTCGACGCGATCGCAGGCAACCAGCAAGAAACGCTCGGCAGCTGGCTCGCCGATGCCGCCGCCTATGGCGACACCCCCGCCGAGAAGGCAGCGTTCGTCGAGCAGGCCAAGGCGGTGGTGACCGTCTGGGGCGGTACCGGCCACCTCTCCGACTATGCCTCGCGCGCCTGGCAGGGGCTGTATGCCGGCTATTACTGGCCGCGCTGGCAGCGCTTCCTCGCCGCCCAGCGCGCCGCCGCGGCCGCGCATACCGACTTCGACGCCAAGGCGACCGCCGCCGCGATCCGCGACTGGCAGGCCGGCTGGCTCAAGGACGGCAAGATGTGGACTCGCCAGCGCCCCGCCGCCCCGCTAGCCCTTGCCCGCACGCTCCTCGCAGAAAGCGACGCCCGATGA
- a CDS encoding GAF domain-containing protein — translation MYSFDITADTKAELYRDLAAALDSLTADEPDPIANMANVSALIGQYLPDLNWSGFYRNLNDELVLGPFQGKAACIRIPFGKGVCGAAAATRETQLVEDVHAFPGHIACDAASRSELVVPIVHQGELLGVFDLDSPLPARFDAGDAAGCEALMRILAPRIA, via the coding sequence ATGTACAGCTTCGACATCACCGCCGACACCAAGGCCGAGCTCTATCGCGACCTTGCCGCCGCCCTCGATTCGCTGACCGCCGACGAGCCCGATCCGATCGCCAACATGGCGAACGTCTCCGCGCTGATCGGTCAGTACCTGCCCGATCTCAACTGGTCCGGCTTCTACCGCAACCTGAACGACGAGCTGGTCCTCGGTCCCTTCCAGGGCAAGGCAGCCTGCATCCGCATCCCGTTCGGCAAGGGCGTGTGCGGCGCGGCGGCAGCAACCCGCGAGACCCAGCTGGTCGAGGACGTTCATGCCTTCCCCGGCCATATCGCCTGCGACGCCGCCAGCAGGTCGGAGCTGGTGGTGCCGATCGTCCATCAGGGCGAATTGCTCGGCGTGTTCGATCTCGACAGTCCTCTGCCTGCCCGCTTCGATGCCGGGGACGCGGCAGGGTGTGAGGCACTCATGCGGATCCTCGCACCGCGTATCGCCTGA
- the arfB gene encoding alternative ribosome rescue aminoacyl-tRNA hydrolase ArfB: protein MAEIPDAAIIEEKFLAATGPGGQNVNKVATAVQLRVDVFRLGLSPYAYERLKELAGTRMTSAGELLITARQYRTQDANRTDARQRLSDLIDKAHERQAKRIKTKPSKAAKARRVDAKKGRSAVKAGRGKVSLD from the coding sequence ATGGCTGAGATCCCCGACGCGGCGATTATCGAGGAGAAGTTCCTCGCCGCGACGGGACCCGGCGGCCAGAATGTCAACAAGGTGGCGACCGCGGTGCAGCTGCGCGTCGACGTTTTCCGTCTGGGGCTCTCGCCCTATGCCTATGAACGGCTGAAGGAGCTTGCCGGCACGCGGATGACCTCGGCGGGCGAGCTGCTGATCACCGCCCGGCAATACCGTACCCAGGACGCCAACCGCACCGACGCCCGCCAGCGCCTCTCCGACCTGATCGACAAGGCGCATGAGCGCCAGGCCAAGCGGATCAAGACCAAGCCGAGCAAGGCCGCCAAGGCGCGCCGGGTGGATGCGAAGAAGGGCCGGTCGGCGGTGAAGGCCGGGCGGGGCAAAGTTTCCCTGGACTGA
- a CDS encoding RNA pseudouridine synthase, which translates to MFKDRVLFIDGEALIIDKPAGLPVDRPRDRSESLEDLLEQLTFGFERLPVPVHRLDRDTSGCLLLARNPKAMKRFGQAFGAGQVTKRYVAILDGVPETESGEIDLPLGKVSTIEEGWRMTHDPKGKSARTRWKRMEVHDGRALVAFYPETGRTHQIRVHALEGIGIPIVGDPVYGRGGPAMMLHAQSITVPRPGKPDVHGDAPLPARFHHIGFGRPAHG; encoded by the coding sequence ATGTTCAAGGACCGGGTACTCTTCATCGACGGCGAAGCGCTGATCATCGACAAGCCGGCGGGCCTTCCCGTCGATCGCCCACGCGACCGCAGCGAGAGCCTGGAGGATCTGCTCGAACAGCTGACCTTCGGCTTCGAGCGCCTGCCGGTTCCTGTCCACCGGCTCGACCGCGACACCAGCGGTTGCCTGCTGCTCGCGCGCAACCCCAAGGCGATGAAGCGCTTCGGCCAGGCCTTCGGGGCGGGCCAGGTCACCAAGCGCTATGTTGCGATCCTCGACGGCGTGCCCGAAACCGAAAGCGGCGAGATCGACCTGCCGCTCGGCAAGGTGTCGACGATCGAGGAGGGCTGGCGGATGACGCACGATCCCAAGGGCAAGTCCGCGCGCACTCGCTGGAAGCGGATGGAAGTGCATGACGGCCGCGCGCTGGTCGCCTTCTATCCCGAGACCGGGCGGACCCACCAGATCCGCGTCCATGCGCTCGAAGGCATCGGCATCCCCATTGTCGGCGACCCCGTTTATGGCCGCGGCGGCCCCGCGATGATGCTACACGCCCAGTCGATCACCGTACCGCGCCCGGGCAAACCCGACGTGCACGGCGACGCGCCGCTGCCCGCGCGCTTCCACCATATCGGCTTCGGCCGGCCGGCACATGGCTGA
- the wrbA gene encoding NAD(P)H:quinone oxidoreductase, with the protein MTKILVLYYSSYGHLAKMADAVAEGARSAGAEVDVRRVAETAPAEVAQAAGFRVDDSHPLFDDPNQLAQYDGIIVGSPTRFGRMASQMAAFWDKAGGVWFQGQLNGKVGGAFTSTASQHGGQETTLFSILTNLIHFGMTIVGLDYGFQGQMGVDEVKGGTPYGASTIADGDGSRLPSDVELEGARYQGRRIAEVATKLKA; encoded by the coding sequence ATGACCAAGATCCTCGTTCTCTATTACTCCTCGTACGGCCACCTCGCGAAGATGGCCGATGCCGTCGCCGAGGGCGCCCGCAGCGCCGGCGCCGAAGTGGACGTGCGCCGCGTTGCCGAGACCGCACCGGCCGAAGTCGCGCAGGCCGCCGGCTTCCGTGTCGATGACAGCCATCCGCTGTTCGACGATCCGAACCAGCTCGCCCAATATGACGGCATCATCGTCGGCAGCCCGACCCGCTTCGGGCGCATGGCCAGCCAGATGGCGGCGTTCTGGGACAAGGCCGGCGGCGTGTGGTTCCAGGGCCAGCTGAACGGCAAGGTCGGCGGCGCCTTCACCTCCACGGCCTCGCAGCATGGCGGCCAGGAAACCACGCTGTTCTCGATCCTCACCAATCTGATCCATTTCGGCATGACCATCGTCGGCCTCGACTATGGCTTCCAGGGCCAGATGGGCGTGGACGAAGTGAAGGGCGGCACGCCCTATGGCGCGAGCACCATCGCCGATGGCGACGGCAGCCGCCTGCCCAGCGACGTCGAGCTCGAAGGCGCCCGCTACCAGGGCCGCCGCATCGCCGAAGTCGCGACCAAGCTGAAGGCGTAA
- a CDS encoding pirin family protein, translated as MIDKRSFESLGGADHGWLKAKHHFSFADYYEPSRMGWGAIRVWNDDEIAPNSGFPPHPHQNMEIITYVRAGAITHQDSMGNKGRTEAGDVQVMSAGTGVRHAEYNLEPETTQIFQIWILPREAGGQPSWGAKPFPKGDRSGRFVTLASGFAEDEGALPIRANARVLGATLKAGESVTHSVGEGRHAYLVPAAGAITVDGDAVNARDGAALSGGRTVTITAVQDAEIVLVDSE; from the coding sequence ATGATCGACAAACGCAGTTTCGAGAGCCTGGGCGGCGCCGATCATGGCTGGCTCAAGGCCAAGCACCATTTCAGTTTCGCCGACTATTACGAGCCGTCCCGCATGGGCTGGGGCGCGATTCGGGTGTGGAACGACGACGAGATCGCCCCCAATTCGGGCTTCCCACCGCACCCGCACCAGAACATGGAAATCATCACCTATGTTCGCGCTGGGGCGATCACCCACCAGGACTCGATGGGCAACAAGGGCCGCACCGAGGCGGGTGACGTGCAGGTGATGAGCGCCGGCACCGGGGTGCGCCATGCGGAGTATAATCTCGAGCCGGAGACGACCCAGATCTTCCAGATCTGGATCCTGCCGCGCGAGGCCGGCGGCCAGCCGAGCTGGGGCGCCAAGCCGTTCCCCAAGGGCGATCGCTCGGGCCGCTTCGTCACGCTCGCGTCCGGGTTCGCCGAGGACGAAGGCGCGTTGCCGATCCGCGCCAACGCCCGCGTGCTGGGCGCCACGCTGAAGGCGGGCGAGAGCGTTACCCACAGCGTCGGCGAAGGCCGCCACGCCTACCTCGTCCCCGCCGCCGGTGCGATCACCGTTGACGGAGATGCGGTAAACGCCCGCGACGGCGCGGCGCTTTCGGGCGGCCGGACCGTTACGATCACCGCCGTTCAAGACGCCGAGATCGTTCTCGTCGATTCCGAATAA
- a CDS encoding LysR substrate-binding domain-containing protein — protein sequence MKLPDFEAWAVFASVVEHRSFSGAALALGVSKATVSKAITRLEERLGTALFHRTSRRLTLTDSGQQLAEHAQRILDDGQSAEEAAFESASAPSGVVRLAAPLTFGSRHLSGLIAEFMTAHPQIKVELTLSDAFVDIVGEGIDVAIRIAELPDSSLRARRLGPVNIHVVAAPGYFERAGRPQHPADLARHACFVYTNTATPGVWRFKKAGGEEAAVRVDGPLRTDNGEAMLPALRAGLGVARLPGFLVDAEIATGRLEAVLTDWVAGSVGLHLVTPPGSRRPVRVEALIAFLTERLRSICVRAA from the coding sequence ATGAAGCTACCGGATTTCGAAGCCTGGGCGGTATTTGCCAGCGTCGTCGAGCATCGCTCGTTCAGCGGCGCGGCGCTGGCGCTGGGGGTCTCCAAGGCGACGGTTTCCAAGGCGATCACCCGGCTGGAAGAGCGGCTGGGGACAGCGCTGTTTCACCGCACGTCGCGACGGCTGACCCTCACCGACAGCGGACAGCAACTCGCCGAACACGCCCAGCGGATCCTCGACGACGGACAGTCGGCGGAGGAAGCGGCATTCGAAAGCGCCAGTGCGCCCTCCGGCGTGGTGCGGCTGGCGGCGCCGCTGACCTTCGGCTCGCGCCATCTTTCCGGCCTGATCGCCGAGTTCATGACCGCGCATCCGCAGATCAAGGTGGAGTTGACGCTTTCGGACGCGTTCGTGGATATCGTTGGCGAGGGCATCGACGTGGCGATCCGCATCGCGGAACTTCCGGACAGCTCGCTGCGCGCCCGCCGGCTGGGTCCGGTCAACATCCACGTCGTCGCGGCGCCGGGTTATTTCGAGCGTGCCGGGCGACCGCAGCATCCTGCCGACCTCGCGCGCCACGCCTGCTTCGTCTACACCAATACCGCCACGCCGGGGGTCTGGCGCTTCAAGAAGGCGGGCGGCGAGGAGGCCGCGGTGCGGGTGGACGGGCCGCTGCGCACGGACAATGGCGAGGCCATGCTCCCCGCGCTGCGCGCAGGGCTGGGCGTCGCCCGGCTGCCCGGTTTCCTGGTCGATGCGGAGATCGCCACCGGCCGGCTGGAGGCGGTGCTGACCGATTGGGTCGCGGGATCGGTCGGGCTGCATCTGGTTACCCCGCCGGGATCCAGGCGACCCGTGCGGGTAGAAGCGCTGATCGCGTTTCTCACGGAGCGGTTGCGCAGCATCTGCGTTCGGGCAGCGTGA